TCGAATCCCGGCAACAGATTCTTTGGATGATATGAGTAATAGTCTTTTGGCAATCATAGAAGGTAGCTAATAAGACTAATAAGACTAAGTTTTATGATATTTGTATccatctttgtattttttacgCATATACTTTCCATCTGATAAAACTTAACAATACTTTAGCTACTTGGACGAGCATGGGACATTTTGCAATTGCTTACTCTTTTTCCGTTATTGGTGGTAACAACTGactattttctttgtagaGGTGGGCGCTTATAAGAAAAAGGTGTCACACTTCGACCTCTGTTAGCCAATGTGGCCTACAAGGAACTGAAGCGAAACTAGCAGTTAACCATGCATTATCTTTAGCTCTGGGAAATCGGCCCCCTTCAAATAAGCTTGCAATAGGTACAAGTAGCAGAAGATCCTTCCCTGCTAATTCTAGTATTTATGTTATAACAGAGGATGCTTTGGTTTGGTTACCACTGGCTTGTCTAAATCAGAAATTAGCTTACCTGTTTAACTGCGGTGGGGTTTGTGGTTATAATATTTGGgtaattttctttgtttatttggttcaTCAATTAGACTGCATTTTATGCAGGTCTTATGCCAACGACGTCATCTTGTACCATCACAGAAACGGAAGCGAATGGGGGAAGTTCTTCTCAAGGTCAACAACAGTCCAAACCAATTGTTCAAGCATTGCCTCGGGCAGGAACATCACTTCCGGCTGCAAAGTCTCgagttgttaaaaaaacaacagCAAGCTCCACTTCCAGATCGGATCTTATGGTAACAGCTAATTCAGTAGCTGCAGCTGCATGCATGGGTGATGTATTGACTGCTGCATCAGGACGAAAGGTCGAACCTGGAAAAACTGATGCTCCACGAGTGCCAAAGACTAAACCTGTAAAACATGCTTCTACAGTCTGCATGCCTCAGCCCTCAGGTAGCCTCTCCATGCCAAAGGTTGAACCAGGAACGAGTGTTGCCGCCTCTATACGGTCTCTAGCTAATGGAAAATTGAAACCTGTTATggcttcatcatcttccaacAAACCTCCTCTCATAGCTCCTCGTTCAGAAGGATCTTCAATGCTTTCTGCTTCCGCCCCCTTGGCTTCTCTATCAAGGATTGTCTCCAATCAGAGAGTTTTTGCAGGCTCTGTCCCAGCTACTGAGATTGTCACTTGCAAACCAGATGGTGGACAGAAAGGGCAAGCTCGTGGAAATGAAGCAAGCTCATCGGCTGCAATCCAGCCACATCAAATAACCTCAAGAAACTTGGAGATTAGCCAGGGAAAGCAGGCTACACAGGCTCAGTCCCCTAATCTCTTGCCTAGGAAAGTTCCAGTAGTTCGGACTGCAGTTCATTGTGCCACTAACCAAAAGTTGATGGATAAACCATCTGATCAAACTGTAGTACCTATCAGAGGAGCTGGTTCGCAATCTAAAGCCAAAGGTGAAGTAAACAGTAAGGTTGGTCCGGTGATCAAAGTGAGTAGTGTTTGCGGAAAACCCCTTGAGGTTGCAACTGTGGCAGGGACCGGACAGGGTGTTTAGTTCTTTGACAAAATCGTTGGATACTCTGTTTTGGAGCTTTCATTTGTAGTTTTTATTAGACTGAAAGAAAGATATGATGTAAAGGAAGCCATTCAGTACATTGGTACTAATTAATAAGAATCTCATATACTTACAATCTTCAAACTCTACAGCATATAGTTAGATTTGAATCTCAGGACTATTAAAGTTAAGGGAGATcacttcttcagcttcttttgaCATATTCAGGGAGCTTTGCAGGTGGGATAATGTAACTACACTGTTTGTTCAGAGCTGGAGATGGACTGACACAAGAGAAGATTGTTGAGGTTTGCTTCGGTTGTTGTTTATACTTCTTTAACTTGACACCAAACAAGAATGACCTTAGTGGAATCCTAGGCTTTCCAGCTGATGATGGCATTCTCTTGCTCAGAGATCTTGTAGCCGTCCCATCCAAAATCCCAAGATTCTCTTCTAGTTTGCATACAACTCTTTCCACTTCAGCTCTCAGTGCTCTTGCACGATCAAGGCCTGCTTGAAGTTCGTTGAACACCCTTTTGTTCTCCTGTTTCATGTTAAGTATCTCACCATGGAACTTTGCAGCCTGGTAACCTCTTATCTCTGTATTGCTTACTTCAGTTGCACCCGATTGAGACGTGACCCTTGAAACTTCATCTTTGATATTGCAAAGTGTTGCATACCTACCCTCAAGTTCGTCTCTCAGAATTGCACTGTTCTCTAGCCATAACTGCAGCTCTGTCCGAATCTCTCTAAGGTGTCTATATATAGGCTTTGCCTCTGATGCAAGTGCAGTGTTACTACTGCTCCCAGCATTACCTTGTTGCTTGCTTTCAATTTTCGATAGCTCTGCTTTCAGGTCTTGAACTGATGTGTGGTACTTCTGTATCTGATGAACAGATGTGCTAAATCTTAACCAGAATTCAATATTCTCTTCCAGCACCGCATCAATATCTCCACGCACTTTTTCTTCCACAGTTggaattttctttcttaggcTGTCACTAATGCCTGCAAATTTCACCTTAAACCCGTCTTCCTTTTCTTGTTCAGATGCTCTCTTCAAGTCTCCTCTTTGAGGAAGTGGTGGCATGGAGAATGAAGAGTTAGAGCTATGAGAGATGCTCACACTTTCAGCCCGGTTTCTTTCTACTGGATGAGGAAAACCCTGGCCGGGCAATTCTGGTTTCTGGTGtaagaaatgaaaatccaCGTCTTCGCAAGAAACAGCATTCTTGAGCTCTCGCAACTGCAATGCCAGCTCAAAGAAGCCATCAcggttcttcttctcaacttCACTCAACTTTCTCTTCACTTCTCTATAGTCTCTTAGTACTGATGAGTATTCATCCAATAGAACCTTCTCTCTATCCTCCATGCCATCTGCGGGTAACAACTGCCTCCAGTTTCTCCTCTCCTCATCTTCCGCCTCTGTACCAAAGCAAGTGCTTTCTGTTTCTGATAAACCACCACAAGAGTCTCTTGTCTCTGATTTCTCTTCCTGCATCGACTCTTGATCTCTGCTCTGTTTGATTACCATGGCCTCTTTAATTTCCTCTGCattctttatctctctctcgtttGATATTGAATCCGAATCCTCAACAGTATCCTCCTCCTGGATGTCCTCTGGGTTAAGTCCATCACCTTCGACATCTTCATCCATTTTCACTTCCTGTAACTTCCCTGATAAGTCCTTAGCTGTACTATTAGCTTCAGTCAAGTGCTTGTGAAGATTCTTGTTCTGGTCTTCCACTCTTTGGAACaggtttttaacttttcttagCTCATCTTCAAGGACCGTTATCCTTTTCTTCATGTCCATGGAGTCTGATACAAGACATGCCTTGTCTTTCTCTACATCACGGATATGGTCCTGTAACTCATTTGTCTCTGATCTTAATGTCTTTAACAAAGCCGTATGAGACAAAGCTGTTGTTTCCAGAGAAACCACTTTCTCTACAAGCTCATCTATCTTCTCTGCAAAGTCAACATTACTCAAGTTCTCATTCAAATCAATCTGTCTCGATTCTTTCACAGATTCATAACTCGATTCTTGACCATGAAAAGCTTTCTTGGCTTGTTCTTCTACCTTAATCTCAAACTTTTTCTTCAGTGCTTCACACCTTTCTGTTGCAGTATCAATCCTTTCCTTCTCAATTCCGGCGTCTTCAGAAAATCGCTTCTGCGTCTCCTCAAGCTTAGCAATTGTCTCTTTACAAGAGCTTAGAGCAGCGGTTGCCACCAGCGTCCTAGCTTCACCATCTTCGATCTCTCCACCAACCCCAAACTCATCTTGTAAACTGCAAACTCTCTTCTGcatttcttcaacttcattCTCCAAATTCCAATACCTATCATAGGACTGCTCATAAGAACTTCTCACAAACTCCTTCTCAGTCTGCAGCACCAAGATCCCCTTATGGATCTTATCGATCTCCTCCAATGCCTCTTCTCTACTCAATCCGGAACTCACCAATGCAGAAGATGTTTCCGAACTTTGCAAAACACCAGGTTCCTTTCTCGACAACACCATCAGAGATTGGCTCTTGAACTCTTTCTTGGGAACCTCAGGGACTTGTGGTATGTTAGTTCCACTGGGAATGAGATGAAGATGCTTAGGTGGTTTCTTGggattatcatcatcatcatcgtcatcatcatcaacaagagGAAATGGAACATGTTCAGGGAAAGCGGTAGCGATCATATGATTGGCACTTTGAAGTTCTGTGGACAAATGATCATAGCGTTCTGCTAAAGCACGGTATGAACGAAATGCTTCTTCCACGAAATTGACAATCTCTGGCCTTTTACGGTAATACATCTCCGCTCTTTTAGCAAAACTGtctccatctccatcaatGATCTTAAGTGTGTACTTTACCTTCTCCTCCATATCTAGGAAAGTTGAAAAATTCAGAACATTGCATTGAAGAATATGAACATTGTTACGTGAAAACATGAAAGAACATCGTACCTTGGAGATTGTGTTCGAGCCATTTGGATTGTTTTGTGCGTATGTGGCTGGCCCACCACCATGAATACGCATTGCTCGCTGCTCTCTGCAACATCAGAGTTTCTTCTTTATGATATGCatcctcctttttcttttgttatttccttCTCTGTTCTCATgttaaatctttcttttttataagattctcAAGACttttaagtttcttc
This sequence is a window from Arabidopsis thaliana chromosome 1 sequence. Protein-coding genes within it:
- a CDS encoding Homeodomain-like superfamily protein (Homeodomain-like superfamily protein; FUNCTIONS IN: DNA binding; INVOLVED IN: regulation of transcription; CONTAINS InterPro DOMAIN/s: SANT, DNA-binding (InterPro:IPR001005), Homeodomain-like (InterPro:IPR009057), Myb, DNA-binding (InterPro:IPR014778), HTH transcriptional regulator, Myb-type, DNA-binding (InterPro:IPR017930), Homeodomain-related (InterPro:IPR012287), Myb transcription factor (InterPro:IPR015495); BEST Arabidopsis thaliana protein match is: Homeodomain-like superfamily protein (TAIR:AT1G58220.1); Has 2083 Blast hits to 515 proteins in 153 species: Archae - 0; Bacteria - 81; Metazoa - 329; Fungi - 153; Plants - 69; Viruses - 0; Other Eukaryotes - 1451 (source: NCBI BLink).), whose translation is MVANNNTSSNRRKRIITEGDIATLLLRYDMETILRMLQEISYCSETKMDWNALVKKTTTGITNAREYQLLWRHLSYRHPLLPVEDDALPLDDDSDMECELEASPAVSHEASVEAIAHVKVMAASYVLSESDILDDSTVEAPLTINIPYALPEGSQEPSESPWSSRGMNINFPVCLQKVTSTEGMNGNGSAGISMAFRRKRKRWSAEEDEELFAAVKRCGEGNWAHIVKGDFRGERTASQLSQRWALIRKRCHTSTSVSQCGLQGTEAKLAVNHALSLALGNRPPSNKLAIGLMPTTSSCTITETEANGGSSSQGQQQSKPIVQALPRAGTSLPAAKSRVVKKTTASSTSRSDLMVTANSVAAAACMGDVLTAASGRKVEPGKTDAPRVPKTKPVKHASTVCMPQPSGSLSMPKVEPGTSVAASIRSLANGKLKPVMASSSSNKPPLIAPRSEGSSMLSASAPLASLSRIVSNQRVFAGSVPATEIVTCKPDGGQKGQARGNEASSSAAIQPHQITSRNLEISQGKQATQAQSPNLLPRKVPVVRTAVHCATNQKLMDKPSDQTVVPIRGAGSQSKAKGEVNSKVGPVIKVSSVCGKPLEVATVAGTGQGV
- a CDS encoding Homeodomain-like superfamily protein (Homeodomain-like superfamily protein; FUNCTIONS IN: DNA binding; INVOLVED IN: regulation of transcription; CONTAINS InterPro DOMAIN/s: SANT, DNA-binding (InterPro:IPR001005), Myb, DNA-binding (InterPro:IPR014778), Homeodomain-like (InterPro:IPR009057), HTH transcriptional regulator, Myb-type, DNA-binding (InterPro:IPR017930), Homeodomain-related (InterPro:IPR012287), Myb transcription factor (InterPro:IPR015495); BEST Arabidopsis thaliana protein match is: Homeodomain-like superfamily protein (TAIR:AT1G58220.1).), whose amino-acid sequence is MVANNNTSSNRRKRIITEGDIATLLLRYDMETILRMLQEISYCSETKMDWNALVKKTTTGITNAREYQLLWRHLSYRHPLLPVEDDALPLDDDSDMECELEASPAVSHEASVEAIAHVKVMAASYVLSESDILDDSTVEAPLTINIPYALPEGSQEPSESPWSSRGMNINFPVCLQKVTSTEGMNGNGSAGISMAFRRKRKRWSAEEDEELFAAVKRCGEGNWAHIVKGDFRGERTASQLSQRWALIRKRCHTSTSVSQCGLQGTEAKLAVNHALSLALGNRPPSNKLAIGTSSRRSFPANSSIYVITEDALVWLPLACLNQKLAYLFNCGLMPTTSSCTITETEANGGSSSQGQQQSKPIVQALPRAGTSLPAAKSRVVKKTTASSTSRSDLMVTANSVAAAACMGDVLTAASGRKVEPGKTDAPRVPKTKPVKHASTVCMPQPSGSLSMPKVEPGTSVAASIRSLANGKLKPVMASSSSNKPPLIAPRSEGSSMLSASAPLASLSRIVSNQRVFAGSVPATEIVTCKPDGGQKGQARGNEASSSAAIQPHQITSRNLEISQGKQATQAQSPNLLPRKVPVVRTAVHCATNQKLMDKPSDQTVVPIRGAGSQSKAKGEVNSKVGPVIKVSSVCGKPLEVATVAGTGQGV
- a CDS encoding Homeodomain-like superfamily protein, with the translated sequence METILRMLQEISYCSETKMDWNALVKKTTTGITNAREYQLLWRHLSYRHPLLPVEDDALPLDDDSDMECELEASPAVSHEASVEAIAHVKVMAASYVLSESDILDDSTVEAPLTINIPYALPEGSQEPSESPWSSRGMNINFPVCLQKVTSTEGMNGNGSAGISMAFRRKRKRWSAEEDEELFAAVKRCGEGNWAHIVKGDFRGERTASQLSQRWALIRKRCHTSTSVSQCGLQGTEAKLAVNHALSLALGNRPPSNKLAIGLMPTTSSCTITETEANGGSSSQGQQQSKPIVQALPRAGTSLPAAKSRVVKKTTASSTSRSDLMVTANSVAAAACMGDVLTAASGRKVEPGKTDAPRVPKTKPVKHASTVCMPQPSGSLSMPKVEPGTSVAASIRSLANGKLKPVMASSSSNKPPLIAPRSEGSSMLSASAPLASLSRIVSNQRVFAGSVPATEIVTCKPDGGQKGQARGNEASSSAAIQPHQITSRNLEISQGKQATQAQSPNLLPRKVPVVRTAVHCATNQKLMDKPSDQTVVPIRGAGSQSKAKGEVNSKVGPVIKVSSVCGKPLEVATVAGTGQGV
- the NET2B gene encoding Kinase interacting (KIP1-like) family protein (Kinase interacting (KIP1-like) family protein; CONTAINS InterPro DOMAIN/s: KIP1-like (InterPro:IPR011684); BEST Arabidopsis thaliana protein match is: kinase interacting family protein (TAIR:AT1G58210.1); Has 36531 Blast hits to 24166 proteins in 1497 species: Archae - 615; Bacteria - 4202; Metazoa - 18004; Fungi - 3193; Plants - 2001; Viruses - 107; Other Eukaryotes - 8409 (source: NCBI BLink).), encoding MLQRAASNAYSWWWASHIRTKQSKWLEHNLQDMEEKVKYTLKIIDGDGDSFAKRAEMYYRKRPEIVNFVEEAFRSYRALAERYDHLSTELQSANHMIATAFPEHVPFPLVDDDDDDDDDNPKKPPKHLHLIPSGTNIPQVPEVPKKEFKSQSLMVLSRKEPGVLQSSETSSALVSSGLSREEALEEIDKIHKGILVLQTEKEFVRSSYEQSYDRYWNLENEVEEMQKRVCSLQDEFGVGGEIEDGEARTLVATAALSSCKETIAKLEETQKRFSEDAGIEKERIDTATERCEALKKKFEIKVEEQAKKAFHGQESSYESVKESRQIDLNENLSNVDFAEKIDELVEKVVSLETTALSHTALLKTLRSETNELQDHIRDVEKDKACLVSDSMDMKKRITVLEDELRKVKNLFQRVEDQNKNLHKHLTEANSTAKDLSGKLQEVKMDEDVEGDGLNPEDIQEEDTVEDSDSISNEREIKNAEEIKEAMVIKQSRDQESMQEEKSETRDSCGGLSETESTCFGTEAEDEERRNWRQLLPADGMEDREKVLLDEYSSVLRDYREVKRKLSEVEKKNRDGFFELALQLRELKNAVSCEDVDFHFLHQKPELPGQGFPHPVERNRAESVSISHSSNSSFSMPPLPQRGDLKRASEQEKEDGFKVKFAGISDSLRKKIPTVEEKVRGDIDAVLEENIEFWLRFSTSVHQIQKYHTSVQDLKAELSKIESKQQGNAGSSSNTALASEAKPIYRHLREIRTELQLWLENSAILRDELEGRYATLCNIKDEVSRVTSQSGATEVSNTEIRGYQAAKFHGEILNMKQENKRVFNELQAGLDRARALRAEVERVVCKLEENLGILDGTATRSLSKRMPSSAGKPRIPLRSFLFGVKLKKYKQQPKQTSTIFSCVSPSPALNKQCSYIIPPAKLPEYVKRS